The DNA window CACGCACGGCGAAGGCTACAACATGCAGCAGATTCCCGGCCCCCGGCAGAACCAGTTTCTGCGTCTGACTGAAACGATGAGCGGGGCTTACACGCTGCATACGCCGGAAGCGCTACGTGACGCAATGCGGCGCGGCACGGAAACCGTGCATCGTCCCTATTTCGCGGGCCCGTTTTTTCTGATGCTGCCGATCAACGTTCAGCCGAAACGCGTGCAGTTGCGTGTAGACGCATTGCCGGAACGCATGCTGATGCCGGTACTCGCTCCCGCACGCAGCGACGCTTACGACGCCGCGTGCGAGTTGATCGAAAGTCATCAACGGATCGTGATTAAAGCGGGCGGCGGTGCGCGCCGCTATGGCGCCGAACTCGAGCGTCTGGCCGATGTGGCTGGCGCGGTGGTGGTGTTGTCGCCGAATTCGTTGGGCGTGTTGCCCGATGCGCATCCGCGCAACATGCATGTGGGCGGCAGCAAAGGTTCGGTGTCCGGCAATCACGCGATGGAAAACGCTACGTTGCTGATTGCGGTCGGCTCGCGCGCGGTCTGCCAGGCGGACTGTTCGGGCACGGGTTATCCGATGGCCGAAGCGGTCATCAACATCAACGGCGATATTCACGACGCGAATCACTACAACCACACAGTTGCTCTGACCGGCGATATTGGCGCGGTGGTCGACGGTCTGATCGTTGCGTTGCAGCGGCGCGCGAGAAAGCAACTCGTGAGTCGCGACTGGCTCGACGCATGCGTCGCCAAAAAGGCCGAATGGACCGCGTTAAAGCGTGCACGCGTGAGCGGCGCGACGTTGATGGACGCTGCATGGGGCAGGCAGGTGCTGACCCAGCCGAGCGCGATTTACACGGCCGCTTCGTTTGCAAAGCGCATCGGCGCAGTCAAGCTGTTCGATGCAGGCGACGTGCAGGCCAACGGTTTCCAACTGGCCGAAGACGATCACCCCGACGACACGTTCACCGAAAGCGGCGCGTCGTACATGGGCTTTGCCGCAAGCGGCCTGCTCGCGGGCGCGTTCGCGAGCCACAGCCGCTACATGATGGCGTTCACCGGCGACGGCTCGTTCATGATGAATCCGCAGATTCTGATCGACGCGGTCGTGCACGGCGTGAAGGGCATGCTCGTGCTGTTCGACAACCGTCGCATGGGCGCGATTTCGTCGTTGCAGGTCGCGCAGTACGGCCCCGACTTCGGCACTAACGACGATGTGCGCGTCGACTTCGTGGCAATGGCGAATTCGGTGACCGGCGTGAAAGGTTTGTTCGGCGGATGGTCCGCGAAAGAACTGGAGGCGGCGCTCGACGAAGCGTACCGGCACGACGGTTTGTCGGTGGTTCACGTGCCGGTCTATTGGGGACGTCTCGACGAAGGCGGTATGGGCGCTTATGGCCGCTGGAATGTTGGTCCGTGGGTGCCGGAGGTCGAGAAGCTGTATGGTGGGCAGACGCTCTAGCAGAGCTGGCGCTTAACGAGTTCCCTTGTGTATGACGACGATGGCTTGCTCATCGATGGCAAGTGGCGGCGCGCATCGACGGGCGCGCTCACAACGCGTCATCAAACCCGTTCGGCATCACAACCCGCATCAGCGTAGCGCTGGAATCGGGTAAGGTAGACATGAATGACATGCTGCTCGCGTCACCGGAAATTCCGTTTGGCGGCGCGAAGGAGAGCGGCATCGGGCGGGAAGGGGGACAGTTGGGCATTCGCGATTACCTCGAACCGACATACATCCAGTTTCGTCTTCAGTGAGTGTCTCGATGAGCGATCAGAAGAAAGACAAAGACCCGAAAGCAGGTTCGGCCCCCGTGGGTTTTGCACGCGGATTGACGAATTACGGCGACCGCGAATTCAGCGTCTACCTGCGCCGCACGTTCGCCAGTTCGATGGGCTATAGCCGCGAAATGCTCGACCGGCCGATTGTCGGTATCGCGCATTCGGCGAGCGGCTTCAACAATTGCCACCGCCACTTCCCGGAGATGATCGACGCGGTCAAACGCGGCGTGCTGGCCGCGGGCGGCTTGCCGATCGAATTCCCCACCATCTCGCTGGGCGAAACCTTTCTCACGCCGACCAGTTTGAAATTCCGCAACCTGATGTCGATGGATGTCGAGGAAATGACGCGCGCGCAGCCGATGGATTCGGTCGTGCTGCTCGGCGGTTGCGACAAGACGGTGCCTGCGCAGTTGATGGGCGCGGCGTCGGCGAATATTCCCGCGATTCAACTGGTGGCGGGGCCGATGTCGACGAGCCGTCATCGAGGCGAGCGGCTCGGCGCATGTACCGACTGCCGCCGCTTCTGGGCCAAATTTCGCGCGACCGAAATCGATGCGCAGGAGATCGACGTGGTCGAGCGGCGTCTCGCATCGACAGCAGGCACGTGCGCGGTGATGGGCACGGCGAGCACGATGGCGATCATCGCCGAAACGCTCGGCATGATGCCCGCGAATAGCGCCGCCTGCCCCGCGGTCGATGCAGACCGCTTGCGGATCGCCGAGGAAACCGGGCGCGCGGCGTTCGACCTGATCGGCCATCCGATCCGCCCGAGCGAGGTGATCACGGCGAACTCCGTTGAAAACGCGCTGCGCGTGTTGCTGGCGATCGGCGGCTCGACGAACGCGGTGATCCACCTTGCCGCGATTGCCGGGCGGCTCGGTCTGAAGGTCGATCTGCAACGGCTCAACGAATTGAGCGACACCACGCCCGTGCTGGTCAACCTGAAGCCGACCGGCGAGCACTACATGGAAGACCTGTACGCGGCCGGCGGTGTGCCCGCGATACTGCGCGAGATCAAACACCTGCTGCATCTGGATTGCCGGATGGTGACCGGCGAGACGCTCGGCGACCGTCTGCATGACGTGAGCTGGGTCGACCATGCGGTGGTCCGCGAATTCAACGACCCGGTGCGCGAGAACGGCGGGCTGGTCGCGTTGTTCGGCAACCTCGCGCCGCGCGGCGCGATCATGAAGCGCTCGGCAGCGGACCCGAAACTGTTCGAGAAGGAAGGGCGCGCGGTCGTGTTCGATTCGCTGGAAGACCTCGCGAACCGCATCGACAGCGACGATCTGGACGTGACCGCCGAAGACTTTCTGGTGCTCCGCAACGCCGGGCCGACCAGTGATTCGGCGATGCCCGAGGCGGGTTATCTGCCGATTCCCGGCAAGCTCGCGCGCGCGGGCGTGAAGGACATGGTGCGCATGTCCGACGCACGAATGAGCGGGACCGCGTACGGCACGATCGTGCTGCATATCACGCCCGACTCCGCTTCCGGCGGCCCGCTCGGACTCGTACAGAACGGCGACCGGATCCGGCTCAGCGTCGCGCAGCGCAAGCTGGAGTTGCTGGTCTTGGACGACGAACTCGAACGGCGGCGCGCAGCGCAACCGCCGCGTGCGGCATCGAAGGCGCAACGCGGCTATGCGAAGTTATACGAGCGGGAGATTCTGCAAGCCGACGACGGCTGCGATTTCGGGTTCTTGAGGTAGCGCCGGCTGAGCCTGGCAACTGAACGCGGCGGACGAACGCGGGCCGATACCACCGGCCCGCAGACTGACCGCGCAGAGAATGCGCTTAGAAGCTCGCGAACGCGTGCACCAGCCGGTTGAACGCACCGGCATTCGACACATTCATTCCGTGCGATGCACCGGCGATCGTTTCGCGCGACGCCTGGTCGATCCACTCGGCGAGCTTTTCGACGTTGTTGCGGAACATGCGCGGACTTCTTTGCCCTTCGATCAGCAAGGTCCGGCATTTGATGTCGCGTGCCGCATCGCGCGAAAAAGCGGGCAGCGGGTCGCGAAGCTGCTTGGGCAGCGTGCTCGCGTTGTCGATCGCCATCGTACGAAACGCGATCGAACTCTTGCGCCATGAACCGGGCGCGCTCACCGAATCCACGAAAAGCTCCAGCCCTGCGTCGACCTGCTGGTCCTCGATCAGTTCGACGACGCGCGCGCGCAACACGTTGGTCGCGCTCGGCAGCGACGCGTCCGGCATCCCGTCGATTTGCAGCGGACCGCCCGGGTCCGCAAGCGTCAGCGATTTGATGAGGCGCGGAAATTCGCGCGCGACCTGAAACGCCACGTTACCGCCACGCGAATGGCCGACCAGATGGACGGGCCCAAGATCGATCGCCTCGAGGAACTCGGCCAGTTCGGCAACGTGAGTCTGCCAGCCGAACTCGCTCTGGATCACCGCTTCGCTCGCCGGCCAGTAGTGGCTCAGGCTGACCGAGATGCAGCGGAAATGCTCGGACAGCGCCGCCGTTTGGGCCTCCCAGTAGCGGTAGTCGCACAGCGAGCCGTGCACGAAGACCAGCGGCTCGCCCTGTCCACACTCGACGTACGGCACGCTGATGCCGGATCCGATGGTCGCAAACGACAGATCTGCTACGGCAAGCACTGAGTGGTCGGTACGGGCGTTCATTTTGGGGAGGCTCCTTTTGCCGCCAATATGCCCGATGTCATAAATTTAGAAAATCGCGTAATATTGATCGGAACTATCAATTTTTCTGATACCAATCAATGAAAGCGCTCGACCTGGACGTGATGGCGATGATCGTCGCCGTCGCCGACACCGGCAACATCAGCCGGGCGGCGGAAGTCGTGCATCGGTCGCAGTCCGCCGTCAGCATGCAGATCAAGACGCTGGAGACGGCGCTCGGCAAGCCGCTGTTCGTCCGCAAGCCCCGCAATGTCGTGCCGACGCAGGACGGCGAGGTGCTGCTGACGTACGCCCGCCGCATGCTCGCGCTGCGCGACGAAGCGTGGGCGGCCGTGGTGCGGCCGGACGTGACCGGGCGCGTGAGTATCGGCGTGCCGGACGATTACGCGTCGTCGCTGCTGCCGCCGATCCTCAAAAAGTTTTCCGTCACTTATCCGAAAGTGGAAATTCAGGTGGTCGGCTTGCCGAGCGTCGCGCTTGCGCCAATGGTCAAGGACGGCTCCGTCGATCTCGTCTGCGCGACGCGTGTGAAGGGTCTGTCGGGCGAATTCATCCGCTTCGAGCCGATGGAGTGGGCGGCTGCGCCGAGCGCACATGAAATCTGGCAGGAGCGGCCGCTGCCGATTGCGGTCTTTTTGCCCGGCAGTGTCGCGCGCGAAAACGCGATCCGCAGTCTTGAGCGCGCGAAGATTACCTACCGGACCTCGTATGAAAGCCCGAGCCTGCTGGGGCTGATTTCGATGGCCGAGGCGGGGCTTGCCGTGGTGTCGCTGGCACGTTGCGCAGTGCCGGCGCACTTTGTGGTGCTCGGACAGGCGCAAGGCTTGCCGAAAATCGACGCGCTCGAGATGGTGCTGGCGCGGAGCACGGGGTCGAAGCGGCCGCCCTGCGAGTTTCTCGCCGAGGCGATCTTGTCGGAATTGCGGCGGTAGAGTTTGTAGAGGCGGCGCTCGTCGTTACGCGCGAGGGCGAATCACAGGACTTTCCTGAAATGCCGGGATTGATACCGCAGAATACGATCGACTGGCCGGGTTCGAGAGGATCGGGACGGGCGGGCGCGAACCTACGTCACTTATAGCGTTCTGATTGGGTCATTCAAAAGGCGGCGCAACCGATGCACCGTCGATTCCATGTCGCGACAGCGAGCGGGCCACGAATCCCGACGCTTTCATTTCTTCGACAAAGGCGCTCAGCACGTCTGCCGCAGCGCTGCCTCGGCTCTTCGGCGTTCCCATGGCCTGCTGGATCACCATGAACCGCTCATCGAGCAGGCGGAGTCCTGCGGTCTTGCGTGCGTCTGCTTCGAGTTGCTGCTTCACGCCCGCAGCGACCTCCAGATTCTGGTCGAGGAACGTTGCAACGACGGCGGGTGATGTCGGCGCGCGAACAATCTGTGCGGCCTTCAGTTCTCTCGTCAGGAACAGGTCGTAAGCACTCTTGTTGCCGACGGCGACACGATTGTGAGCCTGATCGACATCGCTATTCGATTGAATAGGCGATTCGTCGCGCACAAGATAGAAGCCTTCGATCAACACGTAGGGCGCTGTGAACGCGATAGTTTCGCCACGCAATGGATCGATTGCGAAGAAGCCGAAATCCGCACGCTCTTCACTCACCGCCTGAACGGATTTGCCCGCTGTATCGAAGACCACCAGTTCCAGTTCGACAGCGAGCATCTCAGCAAAGGCTCGCGCAAGATCGACCGAGACGCCGACAGGTTCACCGGATTCGGGATTCGTATTGGCAAGAATCGGATTGCCGAGATTGATCGACGCTCGCAGCCTGCCCGCAGGCGTGAACGCGGCGACAACGGATTGCTCGATGTTCATGATTGCTCTCGTTGCAACAGGGTCTCCGGATTGTAAGCGGGCAGACACGGTCTTTGCCGCGAGAATCGCAGGACGATGCCGGGGCTGATGCTATTGCGGATGGCGTTGCGCGCAAGCAGAGGCGCGGGTTAGCTCAGGAAGAATGCTGCACTGGTACTAGCGATCCCCGGCGATTAGCGTACCTGCCAGGATGAGCAGGTCAGCGCAGTTCGGGCCGCGATGGAAATCGCACCATCGTTCGCAATCGGTAGGACGAAATTCGACAACACTCTTATGTTCGTCGGCTACTTAATAACAGGCGGGCTGCGGCATAGACTGCATTCACTGAAACGCAAACGGGTGTTTGCGGAAATACAAAACCTTGAGGTGAATATCATGAAACTCGTTCAATCGCTTATCGTTGCTGCCGCACTCGCTATTCCTGCTGTGTCGTCCTTCGCTCAATCGAACCAGCCTGTTACCCGCGCAGAAGTGAAGGCGCAGTTGGTGCAACTCGAGAAGGCTGGCTACAACCCGGCTAGCGACAATACGAAATACCCGGCGAACATTGAGGCCGCGCAAGCTCGTGTGAATGCAGAAAACGTAGCCGATGCAGGTTACGGCGGCGTTGCGGAAGGAACATCAGCATCGGGTATTCATCATCTGCGCGGTGAGTTTGTCAGCGACGTGTCGCGAGTGGGTCACAAGATCAAGCAATCCATTCGTGTGGATGCAAACAACGGTACGAAGCCGGTGTATTTCGGTTCGTAATTTGCCGGATGGATTGCAGAAGACCACGAATTTATATTCGGATCGCTAACTGAATTGTGGTCTTCCGGGAAGGATGAGATTCGAGACGCGCAACGTGCATGCGCGTCTCGCTAAAGAAAACCTCCTTCAGTGGGATAGATTCCGCTGAATTGCCCAGCTCTGGCGGCTGGGTTTTTTTTTGCGCAAGACGATTCCTCTACGCCTCATTTATCGCGATGACCCGGCAGCACCGCGCCAAGCACCTGCTTCGCTGTTTCGACGATGACATTGCCTTCATCGGGATCGCCTTTAATCAGCGTCGATGCAAAGGCTTTGGCTTGCGCGAGCGTGATATGCGGCGGCAGCGGCGCAATGTTCGGATCGGCCTTCACCTCGATCACGACCGGGCATTTCGCGGCCAGTGCCTGGTCCCACGCGTAGGCCATCTGTTCCGCGTCATCGACGTAAATGCCCTTCAGGCCAATCAATTCCGCGAACTTGTGATAAGGCACGGAAGGGATGTTCTGCGACGCCTCGAATTTCGGATCGCCTTCCATTGCACGCTGTTCCCACGTCACCTGGTTGAGATCCCCGTTGTTGAGCACCATGCAGATCCAGCGTGGATCGGCCCAGTCTTTCCAGTACTTCGACACGGTGATTAATTCCGCCATGTTGTTCATCTGCATCGCGCCGTCGCCGACCAGCGCGATAACGGGCCGCTCAGGATAGGCAAATTTGGCGGCAATCGCATAGGGCACCGCGGCGCCCATCGACGCGAGGCCGCCCGATAGCGAGCACATCATGCCGCGCTGAACCTGCAAATCGCGTGCGTACCAGTTGGCGACCGAGCCGGAATCACTGGTCACGATTGCATTCGACGGAATACGTTTGGACAGTTCCCACACGGTGCGTTGCGGATTGACCGCGCCTTTGCCGGGTTCGTGCGCGCGTTTTTCCAGTGTCGTCCACCAGTCGGCGGTCCAGCCTTCAATCTTGTCGCGCCACGAGCGGCTCGTTTTCTTTTCCAGTAGTGGCAGCAGCGCGCGCAATGTCTCGGCGCTGTCGCCCACGAGGTTCACTTCCATCGGATAACGCAGGCTCTGCATGTCCGCCTTGATGTCGATCTGTACACCGCGCGCCGCGCCTTCCTTCGGCAGAAATTCAGCATACGGAAATCCCGATCCAATCATCAGCAAGGTGTCGCAACCGGCCATCAAGTCGTAGCTGGGCTTCGTGCCGAGCAGGCCAATCGAGCCCGTCACCCACGGAAGATCGTCAGGCAAAACGGCCTTGCCGAGCAGCGCCTTCGCTACGCCTGCACCGAGCTTTTCGGCGACGGCAATCACCTCATCGGTTGCGTTGAGTGCGCCCGCGCCGACGAGGATCGCGACTTTCTTGCCGGCGTTGAGCACGTCTGCCGCCTGCTGCAGTTGATCGTCGTAGGGCACAAGGCATGGCGCGCGATAGCCCACACCCGAATGCAGCGTGCCGTGCTTGCGGCCGGGTGCTTCGTAGGGCAGGTCCTGCAAGTCGTTCGGCAGCACGATCGCCGTGACCTTGCGTTCGGCAAGGGCAATACGTACTGCCCGGTCGATCAGATGACGCACTTGCTCGGGCACGCTCGCCTGTTCGACAAAAGCGCCGGCCACGTCCTTGAACATCGACACCAGATCGAGTTCCTGCTGATAGTGACCACCGAGTGCCGCGCGTGCCTGCTGTCCTACGATGGCGAGCACCGGCACGTGATCCATTCTCGCGTCGTACAGACCGGTAATCAGGTGCGATGCGCCGGGACCGGAAGTCGCGATGCAAACCCCGAGTTCTCCGGTGAATTTGGCATGCGCCGCCGCCATGAACGCGGCCATTTCTTCGTGACGGACCTGAATGAATTCGATTGCATGGTTGGGCTTTTTATCTTTTTTCGCGTCGGTGTGGGCACGACTCAGCGCGCCGAAAACACCGTTGATACCGTCGCCGGGATAGCCGTACATGCGACGAACGCCCCACGCATGAAGACGCTCGACGATAAAGTCGCCAACGGTTTGACTCATGACTGTCTCCGAAAAATGCCTGAAAAAACGCCGTTGACGGCGAGTTCGCAAGGATCATTCCGCGGGTTCGTGATAACTCGGTTTTCGATTTTCGACGCATAACCGACGTGAAGCGCCCTGCATGCCTTTTTGTCAGAAGCGGCACACGTATTGCGGCATGTAGGCAAAGTGGGGAAAACCTATGTCCGTGATCCTGCTCGTAGACGACGATATCGATTCCTTGTGGGCGCTCCGTCTGGTTGTCGAAGCACAAGGGCATCATGTGCTGCTCGCGCTCGACGGCGAAGACGCGCTCAATAAGGCGTCGCGCTATTTGCCCGAAGTCATCGTGACGGACTGGCATATGTCCAGACTCGACGGCATCGGTCTTTGCAAGAGGCTGAAGCTCTATCCGGCATTGGCCGGGATTGCCGTGGTTTTTACGTCTAGCGAAGTCCCGCCTGCGAATCTGTCGGCATTGTGGAAGGCCTTTATTCGCAAGCCGCTCGATTTACCCGCTGTCGAGAGATGCATTGACGCGTTGATCACGAGACGTCTGAGTGCGCCGCAATTCCGGCGTGCGCCGATTTCGGGTAAAGGTCGCTGGCCCGCCATGTCGTCGAGAAACTGGACGTAGTGGTATGGCCGTTGCTGTGTAGTTGGAGGCTGGGAGCGTGCGACGTGTGCGTCCAGGTCAGAATTCAAACTCAATGGAGGCACAGAATGAAAATCAGACAGTTTGTGGGCGTGGCAATTGTCGCGTTGGGATGTTCTTTCTCATCGGTCTATGCCGCGGGCACAGGAGGAAGCGGCAATGGCGGTAGCAACGGCAGTGGTGCAGGGCCATCGGGCGCGGATGTATCGGGTGGCGGCGGGAATAATCCGGCGGCGGGGGCGATGGCCGCATCCGGTCCCGCGATGCACTCCAGCACCGTGAAAAAATCGACGCATAAATCGAAAAAGTCGATGAGCGGCGGTAGCGGTAACTCGGCAGATCAGGCGAAGGGTGGGGGCTAACGGGGCGTTCGGCAGACCGCTCGACGGTCTGCCCATGGATTGAAATCGTTTGTCGGTAATACGCTTTTGTCTGCGGAATCAGTGCTGATCGAATGTTCTCAGGCACGAAAGCAGGCGCCCGGCGCGCAGGCACGATGCATGCGGTGAAAGATCGGTCGCTGCAGACATCGTGATCTTCAAAGGAGACAGGTCATGTCCACTCAATCATATGGGCCGTATCGTGGTTGCGATATCGAAGTCCATGTCACGCCTGCGAAGGCGCATGTCATGGGCGGCATGACACGGCGATTTCGCGTGTCATGGAGCGTTTCCTCGCCAGGCTTTCCCGATCAGGAAGTTGCCAGCTTTCCCGAGCAGTTCGTCTTTCTCTCGGAGCAGGAAGCGTTCAGGTACGGCGAAAACCGCGCTCACACCTACGTCGATTCCATCGTGTCTGCCCCTGTGGATAGACCGGCGACCAATGGGGCCGTGGAGTCTCGCGACGACATGCGGCGGCTATAAGAACAGCGCAGTATTCGCTGTCACGCAGCGCGTTAATCTCCGGCGACAGCCTCTGCGCATGCCGACGGGAACGCGTCTTTTGCGGCTGCCCCATAGTTCTTCTGTATGTCGCTCAACCGGTTTCCGTTCGCGTCTTGCGAAGCGTGGTTTTTCTCCTGCACATTCCGGTTAATAAAAAGAAGCACGACCGTTTTCATAGACATATTTATTAGTTGCTGGCGAATCGTCGTCACGCGCTCCGCACAAGAAAATACCTTGCGCCAACGTGCGTGACGCAGAACTTAATTGGAAATACCGAGGTTGGAAACAACGCGGTCCGGGTCGAGTTCGGTCAGTACGCGTGTCATGGTGCCGTCCCGACTCCACTCAAGCCACTTCGCGTAGCAGGTCTGCGTAGGCGGAAAAATGGCGGGAAGCCGGTGCCATTTTTCGTTATTGAGCAGAATCCACAGGATCGCGTCCAGCACGTGGCGGGGATTTCTGCGTGGCCGTCCACGGCCGGTTACCGCTGGCTCGAATAGATGACAGACCGTCTGCCATGATTCATCAGACAAAGGAACTTGCAACATCGAACTTCGATTTCTAGGGCTTTAACTCTAGCCATCCTAACCTGTCCGGCTTTCAGTCACGGCCAATCTTCCGGAAAAAAATGGGGCAGCAATAAAGTGTCGCCGATCGACGACAGCCGGGTTGCTTTGTAATTTCTTTGATGCAACGCGCGATTTGGTGAGCGCGCGTAGATTCCTCTGACCTTGTGTGAGGCTCGATTAAGCCGTGCATCAACTTGTGGAAGTTTTGAGCGCCTTTTCGCAAACTGCAGATTGTCATGTCAGTAGATTAATCAGCAAGGAACGATTGTCATGGATAAAACCAGTCTTTCGGAAATCTATCGTGGCTATATTGCCTGTCTGAATGC is part of the Paraburkholderia fungorum genome and encodes:
- a CDS encoding alpha/beta fold hydrolase; protein product: MNARTDHSVLAVADLSFATIGSGISVPYVECGQGEPLVFVHGSLCDYRYWEAQTAALSEHFRCISVSLSHYWPASEAVIQSEFGWQTHVAELAEFLEAIDLGPVHLVGHSRGGNVAFQVAREFPRLIKSLTLADPGGPLQIDGMPDASLPSATNVLRARVVELIEDQQVDAGLELFVDSVSAPGSWRKSSIAFRTMAIDNASTLPKQLRDPLPAFSRDAARDIKCRTLLIEGQRSPRMFRNNVEKLAEWIDQASRETIAGASHGMNVSNAGAFNRLVHAFASF
- a CDS encoding ABC transporter substrate-binding protein, yielding MNIEQSVVAAFTPAGRLRASINLGNPILANTNPESGEPVGVSVDLARAFAEMLAVELELVVFDTAGKSVQAVSEERADFGFFAIDPLRGETIAFTAPYVLIEGFYLVRDESPIQSNSDVDQAHNRVAVGNKSAYDLFLTRELKAAQIVRAPTSPAVVATFLDQNLEVAAGVKQQLEADARKTAGLRLLDERFMVIQQAMGTPKSRGSAAADVLSAFVEEMKASGFVARSLSRHGIDGASVAPPFE
- a CDS encoding dihydroxy-acid dehydratase, yielding MSDQKKDKDPKAGSAPVGFARGLTNYGDREFSVYLRRTFASSMGYSREMLDRPIVGIAHSASGFNNCHRHFPEMIDAVKRGVLAAGGLPIEFPTISLGETFLTPTSLKFRNLMSMDVEEMTRAQPMDSVVLLGGCDKTVPAQLMGAASANIPAIQLVAGPMSTSRHRGERLGACTDCRRFWAKFRATEIDAQEIDVVERRLASTAGTCAVMGTASTMAIIAETLGMMPANSAACPAVDADRLRIAEETGRAAFDLIGHPIRPSEVITANSVENALRVLLAIGGSTNAVIHLAAIAGRLGLKVDLQRLNELSDTTPVLVNLKPTGEHYMEDLYAAGGVPAILREIKHLLHLDCRMVTGETLGDRLHDVSWVDHAVVREFNDPVRENGGLVALFGNLAPRGAIMKRSAADPKLFEKEGRAVVFDSLEDLANRIDSDDLDVTAEDFLVLRNAGPTSDSAMPEAGYLPIPGKLARAGVKDMVRMSDARMSGTAYGTIVLHITPDSASGGPLGLVQNGDRIRLSVAQRKLELLVLDDELERRRAAQPPRAASKAQRGYAKLYEREILQADDGCDFGFLR
- a CDS encoding thiamine pyrophosphate-requiring protein, with the translated sequence MSQTVGDFIVERLHAWGVRRMYGYPGDGINGVFGALSRAHTDAKKDKKPNHAIEFIQVRHEEMAAFMAAAHAKFTGELGVCIATSGPGASHLITGLYDARMDHVPVLAIVGQQARAALGGHYQQELDLVSMFKDVAGAFVEQASVPEQVRHLIDRAVRIALAERKVTAIVLPNDLQDLPYEAPGRKHGTLHSGVGYRAPCLVPYDDQLQQAADVLNAGKKVAILVGAGALNATDEVIAVAEKLGAGVAKALLGKAVLPDDLPWVTGSIGLLGTKPSYDLMAGCDTLLMIGSGFPYAEFLPKEGAARGVQIDIKADMQSLRYPMEVNLVGDSAETLRALLPLLEKKTSRSWRDKIEGWTADWWTTLEKRAHEPGKGAVNPQRTVWELSKRIPSNAIVTSDSGSVANWYARDLQVQRGMMCSLSGGLASMGAAVPYAIAAKFAYPERPVIALVGDGAMQMNNMAELITVSKYWKDWADPRWICMVLNNGDLNQVTWEQRAMEGDPKFEASQNIPSVPYHKFAELIGLKGIYVDDAEQMAYAWDQALAAKCPVVIEVKADPNIAPLPPHITLAQAKAFASTLIKGDPDEGNVIVETAKQVLGAVLPGHRDK
- a CDS encoding transposase, which gives rise to MLQVPLSDESWQTVCHLFEPAVTGRGRPRRNPRHVLDAILWILLNNEKWHRLPAIFPPTQTCYAKWLEWSRDGTMTRVLTELDPDRVVSNLGISN
- a CDS encoding DUF4148 domain-containing protein, which gives rise to MKLVQSLIVAAALAIPAVSSFAQSNQPVTRAEVKAQLVQLEKAGYNPASDNTKYPANIEAAQARVNAENVADAGYGGVAEGTSASGIHHLRGEFVSDVSRVGHKIKQSIRVDANNGTKPVYFGS
- a CDS encoding LysR family transcriptional regulator, yielding MKALDLDVMAMIVAVADTGNISRAAEVVHRSQSAVSMQIKTLETALGKPLFVRKPRNVVPTQDGEVLLTYARRMLALRDEAWAAVVRPDVTGRVSIGVPDDYASSLLPPILKKFSVTYPKVEIQVVGLPSVALAPMVKDGSVDLVCATRVKGLSGEFIRFEPMEWAAAPSAHEIWQERPLPIAVFLPGSVARENAIRSLERAKITYRTSYESPSLLGLISMAEAGLAVVSLARCAVPAHFVVLGQAQGLPKIDALEMVLARSTGSKRPPCEFLAEAILSELRR
- a CDS encoding response regulator, with product MSVILLVDDDIDSLWALRLVVEAQGHHVLLALDGEDALNKASRYLPEVIVTDWHMSRLDGIGLCKRLKLYPALAGIAVVFTSSEVPPANLSALWKAFIRKPLDLPAVERCIDALITRRLSAPQFRRAPISGKGRWPAMSSRNWT
- a CDS encoding aldehyde dehydrogenase family protein, which codes for MAARIDGRAHNASSNPFGITTRISVALESGKVDMNDMLLASPEIPFGGAKESGIGREGGQLGIRDYLEPTYIQFRLQ
- a CDS encoding thiamine pyrophosphate-dependent enzyme, translating into MTAGQTSIAQPQSRDAPEVPESAAAVEVRHRARAIANAGGVMNAIAAGTLNASLDVTVSEALVLALLRQNVSKYLGILGHGTTDLGNILRIYSEEGVTRFFPCRNEVAMAHAATALAWVFGETPAVVTSIGPGALQAFAGSLATASNGVGVYHIYGDETTHGEGYNMQQIPGPRQNQFLRLTETMSGAYTLHTPEALRDAMRRGTETVHRPYFAGPFFLMLPINVQPKRVQLRVDALPERMLMPVLAPARSDAYDAACELIESHQRIVIKAGGGARRYGAELERLADVAGAVVVLSPNSLGVLPDAHPRNMHVGGSKGSVSGNHAMENATLLIAVGSRAVCQADCSGTGYPMAEAVININGDIHDANHYNHTVALTGDIGAVVDGLIVALQRRARKQLVSRDWLDACVAKKAEWTALKRARVSGATLMDAAWGRQVLTQPSAIYTAASFAKRIGAVKLFDAGDVQANGFQLAEDDHPDDTFTESGASYMGFAASGLLAGAFASHSRYMMAFTGDGSFMMNPQILIDAVVHGVKGMLVLFDNRRMGAISSLQVAQYGPDFGTNDDVRVDFVAMANSVTGVKGLFGGWSAKELEAALDEAYRHDGLSVVHVPVYWGRLDEGGMGAYGRWNVGPWVPEVEKLYGGQTL